A window of Garra rufa chromosome 16, GarRuf1.0, whole genome shotgun sequence contains these coding sequences:
- the msx1a gene encoding homeobox protein MSX-1a, whose translation MAPVITMTSQTTGFKAEDHSNVILGEKGEMQTSIGVEEDRERPKILPFSVEALMADRRPNSSSPGTSHTVIPDADPDRTGARLTFSVDVLKLHESAPVKSESPELAERSTWMHHLSPRRLSPPACPLRKHKTNRKPRTPFSTSQLLALERKFRQKQYLSIAERAEFSSSLNLTETQVKIWFQNRRAKAKRLQEAELEKLKMATKPMLPPAFGISFPVGAHVPASYTGSHQFHRHSVSVTPVGLYTHMGYSMYHLA comes from the exons ATGGCCCCAGTGATCACCATGACTTCTCAAACTACTGGTTTTAAAGCTGAAGATCATTCCAATGTGATTTTAGGAGAAAAAGGAGAGATGCAGACCAGCATCGGTGTGGAGGAGGACAGAGAGAGACCGAAGATTCTCCCGTTCAGCGTTGAAGCTCTGATGGCAGATCGGAGACCGAACAGCTCTTCCCCAGGGACGTCGCATACTGTCATCCCGGACGCAGATCCAGACCGGACCGGTGCACGTTTGACATTTTCTGTTGACGTTCTGAAACTGCACGAGAGCGCGCCTGTGAAGTCGGAGAGCCCGGAGCTCGCGGAGCGGAGCACATGGATGCATCACCTCTCTCCCC GTCGTCTCAGTCCTCCCGCATGTCCTCTGAGAAAACACAAAACCAACCGAAAGCCTCGGACCCCGTTCAGCACGTCTCAGCTGCTGGCTCTGGAGCGGAAGTTCCGTCAGAAACAGTACCTGTCTATCGCCGAACGGGCCGAGTTCTCCAGCTCGCTCAACTTGACGGAGACTCAGGTGAAGATCTGGTTCCAGAACAGACGAGCTAAAGCCAAGCGGCTCCAGGAGGCCGAACTCGAGAAACTAAAAATGGCCACTAAACCGATGCTTCCTCCCGCCTTCGGGATTTCATTTCCAGTCGGCGCTCACGTTCCGGCGTCTTACACGGGATCGCATCAGTTTCACAGACACTCCGTGAGCGTGACTCCGGTGGGACTCTACACACACATGGGATATAGCATGTACCATTTAGCTTAA